In Flavobacteriales bacterium, the following are encoded in one genomic region:
- a CDS encoding DUF2470 domain-containing protein: MKLTPEILEEARELIARSAHGVLATLSLQLEGAPFASVASFCLDKQGQPLIYMSTIAQHTLNVTADPRCSLIALEGPGKDVQAEGRVTIIGQLVKVEDEALLERYHRYFPASRQYKEFHDFDLYRLEPSKVRYIGGFGRIFWIEPQQIFQADPITLETESFIVEHMNDHHQHNLVDYIRHYAGQAAGEKVEMAGVDTRAMDILNEEHRVRVALSRPIHDGTEAREVMVEMAKEAQATVPSKD, encoded by the coding sequence ATGAAACTGACACCTGAGATACTGGAAGAAGCGCGGGAATTGATCGCCCGTTCGGCCCACGGAGTGCTTGCTACGCTTTCGCTTCAATTGGAAGGGGCACCATTCGCTTCGGTGGCTTCATTCTGTCTGGACAAACAAGGGCAGCCACTGATCTACATGTCCACCATCGCGCAGCATACGCTCAATGTCACGGCCGATCCGCGCTGTTCCTTGATCGCGCTCGAGGGCCCGGGCAAAGATGTGCAGGCCGAGGGTCGTGTGACCATCATCGGGCAATTGGTCAAAGTGGAAGATGAGGCTTTGCTCGAGCGGTACCATCGCTATTTCCCTGCTTCACGTCAGTACAAGGAATTCCATGATTTCGATCTCTATAGATTGGAGCCTAGCAAAGTCCGCTACATCGGTGGCTTCGGACGTATCTTCTGGATAGAACCGCAGCAGATCTTCCAGGCGGACCCGATCACACTGGAAACGGAGTCTTTCATTGTAGAGCATATGAACGACCATCATCAGCACAACCTGGTAGACTATATCAGGCATTATGCGGGTCAGGCAGCTGGTGAGAAAGTAGAAATGGCCGGAGTAGATACCCGTGCCATGGACATTCTCAATGAAGAGCATCGTGTGCGTGTGGCTCTCAGCCGACCTATACATGATGGTACGGAGGCACGCGAGGTGATGGTGGAGATGGCCAAAGAGGCTCAGGCCACTGTCCCGTCCAAGGATTGA